A genomic region of Canis aureus isolate CA01 chromosome 16, VMU_Caureus_v.1.0, whole genome shotgun sequence contains the following coding sequences:
- the CARD14 gene encoding caspase recruitment domain-containing protein 14 isoform X4 produces the protein MAALHRTESTLTALDEETLWEMMESHRHKIVRSICPSRLTPYLRQAKVLDQLDEEEVLHSPTFTNTVMRVGHLLDLLKTRGKNGAIAFLESLKFHNPDIYTLVTGLQPQVDFSNFSGLMETAKLTECLAGAIGSLQEELSQEKGQKEALLQRCRQLQERLGQAEARAQSLCQLEADHDRMKREVSAHFHELLKLKDEMLGLSLHYSNALREKELAATRCRSLQEELYLMKQELQREKISSSHERESRERSLQVAGGLGPGDRELSRLKEENEKLRSLTFSLVEKDILEQNLDEALESKQELVDRIHSLRERAVAAERQRKQFWEEKEQTLLQFQRTKVDCDIYKERVTALQSQLLQLQKERDQAYSARDAAQMEIAQNLTEKDALRRKVFELTDQVCELRQQVRKPQAESLQGQPKQEAGAREPCPKGKQRLVRMFAICPRDDSDYSCPSSTESQLCSDLSATSNRELVDSFRSSSPRPPSLQSLYKRVTDDFWEDPWSFSGFPETLQVDQGPSPGAKAGDADLDYEIVDRADLPECESSLQPFSGGLTTSSSGVPVRRRPARKILSQVTVLAFQGDALLEQISVIGGNLTGIFIHRVTPGSAADEMALRPGTQIMMVDCEATEPLFKATLEDTTLEQAVVLLQRVNGFCCLSVKVNMEGYKKLVQDLEAKVATSGDSFYIRVNLAIEARAEGELQVRCNDILHVTDTMFQGRGCWHAHRVGPYSTTGAEHGTIPNYTRAQQLLIALIQDMAQHTTIARKQSSGGPQKLVRIVSVDRTKPSPLRSSFDGTPPQPSRLEGPASPGPCSSCPAWWGRS, from the exons ATGGCAGCACTACACCGCACCGAGTCCACACTGACGGCCCTGGACGAGGAGACGCTGTGGGAGATGATGGAGAGCCACCGCCACAAGATCGTGCGCAGCATCTGCCCCAGTCGCCTCACCCCCTACCTGCGCCAGGCGAAGGTGCTGGACCAGCTGGACGAGGAGGAGGTGCTGCACAGCCCCACGTTCACCAACACCGTCATGCGAGTCG GGCACTTACTGGACTTGCTGAAGACTCGAGGGAAGAATGGAGCCATTGCCTTCCTGGAGAGCCTGAAGTTCCACAACCCAGACATCTACACCCTGGTCACTGGGCTGCAGCCCCAGGTGGACTTCAGCAACTTCAGTG GGCTCATGGAGACGGCCAAGCTGACCGAGTGCCTGGCCGGGGCCATCGGCAGCCTGCAGGAGGAGCTGagccaggagaaggggcagaaggaggcgCTGCTGCAGCGCTGCCGGCAGCTGCAGGAGCGCCTGGGCCAGGCCGAGGCCCGCGCGCAGAGCCTGTGCCAGCTGGAGGCCGACCACGACCGCATGAAGCGTGAGGTCAGCGCCCACTTCCACGAGCTGCTCAAGCTGAAGGACGAGATGCTCGGCCTGTCCCTGCACTACAGCAACGCGCTGCGGGAGAAGGAGCTGGCCGCCACACGCTGCCGCAGCCTGCAAGAGGAG CTCTACTTGATGAAGCAGGAGCTGCAGCGCGAGAAGATATCTTCCTCCCATGAGCGGGAATCCCGAGAGCGGTCCCTGCAGGTGGCCGGCGGCCTGGGGCCCGGGGACAGGGAGCTGAGCCGCCTGAAGGAGGAGAATGAGAAACTCCGGTCGCTGACATTCAGCCTG GTGGAGAAGGACATTCTGGAGCAGAACCTGGACGAGGCCCTGGAGAGCAAGCAGGAGCTGGTGGACCGCATCCACTCTCTGAGGGAGCGGGCCGTGGCCGCCGAGAGGCAGCGCAAGCAG TTctgggaggagaaggagcagaccCTGCTCCAGTTCCAGAGGACGAAGGTGGACTGCGACATCTACAAGGAGAGGGTGACCGCCCTGCAGAGCCAATTGCTCCAGCTGCAGAAAGAGCGGGACCAG GCCTACTCCGCCAGGGATGCAGCCCAGATGGAGATCGCTCAGAACCTGACAGAGAAGGACGCCCTCCGCAGGAAAGTGTTTGAGCTGACAGACCAGGTCTGTGAGCTGCGCCAGCAGGTCCGCAAGCCGCAGGCCGAGTCCCTGCAGGGG CAGCCTAAGCAGGAAGCCGGTGCCAGGGAGCCCTGTCCTAAGGGGAAGCAGCGGCTCGTGCGCATGTTCGCCATCTGCCCGCGGGATGACAGTGACTACAGCTGCCCCAGCTCCACTGAG TCTCAGCTCTGCTCCGACCTGAGTGCCACATCCAACCGTGAGCTGGTGGACAGCTTCCGCTCCAGTAGCCCCAGGCCTCCCAGCCTGCAGTCCCTGTACAAGCGGGTCACAGACGACTTCTGGGAAGACCCTTGGTCTTTCAG CGGCTTCCCAGAAACCTTGCAGGTGGACCAGGGGCCCTCCCCGGGGGCGAAGGCAGGTGATGCAGACCTGGATTACGAGATTGTAGACAGGGCAG ACCTTCCTGAGTGTGAGAGCAGCCTGCAGCCATTCTCCGGGGGCCTGaccacctcgtccag CGGCGTCCCCGTGCGGAGGAGGCCGGCCCGCAAGATCCTGAGCCAGGTCACCGTGCTGGCCTTCCAGGGGGACGCGTTGCTGGAGCAGATAAGCGTCATTGGTGGCAACCTCACGGGCATCTTCATTCACCGGGTCACCCCTGGCTCAGCGGCGGACGAGATGGCCCTGCGCCCCGGCACCCAGATCATGATG GTGGATTGCGAGGCCACAGAGCCCTTGTTTAAAGCCACCTTGGAGGACACAACCCTAGAGCAAGCGGTTGTACTCCTCCAGAGAGTCAATGGCTTCTGCTGCCTGTCCGTGAAGGTCAACATGGAAG GTTATAAGAAGTTGGTCCAGGACCTGGAGGCCAAAGTGGCTACCTCAGGGGATTCTTTCTACATCCGGGTCAACCTGGCCATAGAGGCGCGGGCGGAGGGGGAGCTGCAGGTGCGGTGCAATGACATCCTGCACGTCACCGACACCATGTTCCAGGGCCGGGGCTGCTGGCACGCCCACCGCGTGGGGCCCTACAGCACGACGGGCGCCGAACATGGCACCATCCCCAACTACACACG GGCTCAGCAGCTGCTCATCGCCCTCATCCAGGACATGGCTCAGCACACCACCATCGCCCGCAAG caGTCCTCCGGGGGACCCCAGAAGCTGGTCCGCATCGTCAGCGTGGACAGAACCAAGCCCAGCCCTCTGCGCTCATCCTTTGATGGGACCCCGCCGCAGCCCAGCAGGCTGGAAG GCCCAGCCAGCCCCGGCCCGTGCTCTTCGTGCCCAGCGTGGTGGGGAAGATCCTGA